Below is a genomic region from Syngnathoides biaculeatus isolate LvHL_M chromosome 5, ASM1980259v1, whole genome shotgun sequence.
ATGTGTCTCTCTTATTTAAGTGCATAGGCCCAAAAGGCCCTCAGTAcagtttcatttcaatgtgcAACAACACGGTCCTTCCTCACACTAATCAATACTTGGTTCACTCACTCGGTTGGTTTTAGCAGCTGCATGGAAATCCCTTCATTATCCTGAGATTggagacaaaataaatacattaatttaaaatttcaaatagcTAACGCGTAATAAATTAACTCAGCGGGACGTCGCTGAGCGCTGCGGCGCTACACCTTCAACGTGTAACATTTGGCGCGCGGCCGACATGACCTGCGGAACCACACCCAGTATAAAGCGACCATGATCAGCCAGTAACACAAGTAGACTACGCAGCCAAAGACCAGAAACTTCGTTTCCAGTCTCTTCGGTTGGGTAAACCAGTCGACGGCGCTCTCTCTGTGGATCGTGTAAACCAGTCCCGACAATAAAATGGCGGCCCACACCGACAGGGGGAGCAGCGGCATGTAGTTACCCACAATCTTACGCCGGCCCGACGTCCCCCAGCTGCTCTTGTTCATGGTGATGATGGCGAAGTACTTGGCCGGCAGCAGGCTGGTCATGTACAGAGCCGAGTAAAGCGACATGAACACCATCACCGGGTCCCGCCGCAGGATGCAGGCGTAAGTCGCTTTCACCAGCCCGATCAGCTGGATGCAGCACAGCACCCACAGGATGTCCCACAGCGAGCCCTTCCAGAACAGCTGGATGATGGTGGCCGTGACGAAGAAAGGGAAAATCCCCGAGACGATGGACTCGTAGGTCATCCACAGGTGGTGCTTGTGCCACCACATGGCGTTGAAGAGCCACTCGCGGAAGTAGGACTTCGTCCAGCGGGTCTGCTGGTTGAGCCAGCGCAGGAACTGAGCCGGCGTCTCCGTGTAGCATTTGGAGCGAGACGTGTATCTGGAGGGGAAAAGGATCAGCGGAGACGTCGCGTTAGTAGTGGCCGCCGACAGTGCCTTTGTTTGATATTGCAACTTTAGTCGGCGGCTGACCGAATGGATTCAAAAGATGGTTTTGTCCGCGAGGACAAGAACACGTTGGTGTTTCTTTACATTGTTAGCGTACGCCGCAGAGATTTTGTATTAAACTTCCAAAAACAAAGCTCAGTAAAACTTCTTGTCACGTAAATGTCGccttcatttgttcaaattgtctCAAACTCTCACTTCCGTTTCCTGTTTTTGCCTCGGTTGCCAATCAATCAACCTAATCGTTGCGCGAATTATGGCTAGCGAGCGGGTGGCGTGACCAGCGGAAGGCACTGAGGCAATTGGGGCCGCTGCTGTCGTTTCAAATGTTGCTTACTTGGTGGCGTATCCCATGCTCAGCATGCGGTTGGTAAGATGTCTGTCATCTCCAAAGGTGCAGTGAGTCCCCAAAAACTTTTGATTGTACCAAGATTCCAGAAAGGCCTGAAGAAGATCATTCCTGTAGAGGCCTAATCCACAAGAGCGCCAAGTTTACTTTGACGGCGAAAGAACGCACGAGCGCCGGTCTGGGCTCGGGAAATAGACGTACCCAGAGGTCCGCTGATGCAGGAGACGCAGTTGAAGAAGGACTGGCAAGAGCGCTCGATGTTGAAGGCCATCCAGTAGCGGAGGCTGCTCATGAAGCTGATGTACGAGTCCTTCATGTTGAGGATCATCACGTCCCCGCCGACTGCGCCGTACTTGCTGTTACTCTCCAGCACCTTGCACAGCTCCACCGTGGCCAGCGAGTCCAGCTTGG
It encodes:
- the has1 gene encoding hyaluronan synthase 1; protein product: MRRQRKARRRHTMELKPLLKKLVSILRAVFTFVFALIVLSVMVWAYVKGYQLATSMHDIISFGFYGLLLSLHVLVQSLFAFIEQLRMKRRNKPCAFTKTIGFTISAYQEDPVYLRECLNSVRALQYPSELLRIIMVVDGNSDDDRYMMEMFREVFADRDPACYVWDNNYHTWDPTQVQQDAEMGSAGLGGFGENYIIGEDPQRKEVEHLIQTKSCVCIMQRWGGKREVMYTAFKALGSSVDYIQVCDSDTKLDSLATVELCKVLESNSKYGAVGGDVMILNMKDSYISFMSSLRYWMAFNIERSCQSFFNCVSCISGPLGLYRNDLLQAFLESWYNQKFLGTHCTFGDDRHLTNRMLSMGYATKYTSRSKCYTETPAQFLRWLNQQTRWTKSYFREWLFNAMWWHKHHLWMTYESIVSGIFPFFVTATIIQLFWKGSLWDILWVLCCIQLIGLVKATYACILRRDPVMVFMSLYSALYMTSLLPAKYFAIITMNKSSWGTSGRRKIVGNYMPLLPLSVWAAILLSGLVYTIHRESAVDWFTQPKRLETKFLVFGCVVYLCYWLIMVALYWVWFRRSCRPRAKCYTLKV